In a genomic window of Cytobacillus sp. FSL H8-0458:
- a CDS encoding phosphotransferase enzyme family protein — MEKAVDSLMTDEVLHHFLSIFSLDIVNYKKLGDFENYVYEASKAGEELILRITHSTHRKLEELLSEVDWMSYLGSEGVKVPKIVPSQNGNMVEALEAGDGSVFYAGLFSKAEGKPISVRGPEFNKELFHAWGRAVGKMHAATKSYVPSADIVPRMQWDEEELLTVEKYIPEEDQLIVMNTKVLLDMLHTLPKHINNYGLIHTDIHSGNFFYDEKDIQVFDFDDCCYHWFASDIAIPLYYSLLYKFKEANPAEVNIFGRVFLDSFLDGYQQENEIPGDLEKQLPLFLRLRDITLYSVIHKKIAPEDRDPQLLVMMKSIKDRIERNAPIFLS; from the coding sequence ATGGAAAAAGCGGTTGATTCTTTAATGACGGACGAAGTCCTCCATCATTTCTTAAGTATCTTTTCTTTGGATATCGTGAATTATAAAAAGCTGGGTGATTTTGAAAACTATGTCTATGAAGCTTCAAAAGCTGGGGAAGAGCTTATTTTGAGAATTACCCATTCGACACATCGCAAGCTGGAGGAGCTTTTATCAGAAGTTGACTGGATGAGTTATTTAGGATCTGAAGGTGTGAAGGTTCCAAAGATTGTTCCATCACAAAATGGGAATATGGTTGAAGCCTTGGAAGCTGGTGATGGCTCTGTCTTTTATGCAGGCCTGTTTTCAAAAGCAGAGGGAAAACCGATCAGTGTTCGTGGACCGGAATTCAATAAAGAGTTATTTCATGCGTGGGGAAGAGCAGTGGGGAAAATGCATGCAGCCACAAAGTCATATGTTCCTTCTGCTGACATTGTCCCGCGCATGCAATGGGATGAAGAAGAGCTGCTGACAGTTGAAAAATATATACCCGAAGAAGATCAATTAATCGTTATGAATACTAAGGTTTTACTGGATATGCTTCATACATTGCCTAAGCATATAAACAATTATGGCCTTATTCATACAGATATTCATTCCGGAAATTTTTTTTATGACGAAAAAGATATACAAGTATTTGATTTTGATGACTGCTGTTATCATTGGTTTGCGTCTGATATCGCCATTCCCCTGTATTATTCACTTTTATATAAGTTCAAAGAGGCGAATCCGGCAGAAGTAAATATTTTTGGCAGGGTATTCCTGGACTCCTTTTTGGATGGATATCAGCAGGAGAATGAAATTCCCGGTGACCTGGAAAAACAGCTGCCCTTATTCCTGAGGCTTAGGGATATCACACTGTATTCCGTTATCCATAAAAAAATCGCACCTGAAGACAGGGATCCTCAGCTATTAGTAATGATGAAGTCGATAAAGGATCGAATTGAGAGAAACGCTCCAATATTTTTAAGCTAA
- a CDS encoding MFS transporter, with translation MSATAATIKPNSEPQQKTAYRILFIIGICHLLNDSIQSVIPAMFPILEKSMGLTYSQLGMIAFSLNIVSSIMQPVIGMATDKKPFPFALPIGLTSTLFGVLGLAFAPDYKWIILSVLFIGLGSAVFHPEGSRVAYMAAGQRRGLAQSIYQVGGNTGQALAPIITALILVPLGQIGAAWFTAVAAIAVGLLIYIAFWYTGRLQQDLIATKPRKDSGARQNKRISKKVWGALLLVLFLIFARSWYISGMTNFYAFYAIQKYSFSISQAQLFLFAFLVSGALGTFFGGPLADRFGKKQIIFLSMILTVPLSLLIPFVPSAIAFIMLVAGGFILMSSFSVTVVYAQELVPGKIGTMAGLTVGLAFGMGAIGSVALGYIADTLGLANMIILTGFLPVLGLLTLLLPPDERVSEWNN, from the coding sequence ATGAGTGCTACCGCTGCTACAATCAAACCAAACTCTGAGCCGCAGCAGAAAACAGCCTATCGGATATTATTCATCATTGGCATTTGCCACCTATTGAATGATTCCATCCAATCAGTTATACCAGCTATGTTTCCGATTTTGGAAAAGTCTATGGGGCTTACCTACTCACAGCTGGGAATGATTGCTTTTTCGTTAAATATAGTATCATCCATCATGCAGCCTGTCATTGGGATGGCCACTGATAAAAAACCCTTTCCTTTTGCCTTGCCAATCGGCCTCACCTCAACTTTATTTGGTGTATTAGGACTGGCTTTTGCTCCAGATTATAAATGGATCATTCTTTCAGTTCTATTCATTGGTTTGGGTTCGGCTGTGTTCCATCCTGAAGGTTCAAGGGTAGCATATATGGCAGCAGGCCAGCGCAGAGGTCTTGCTCAATCGATTTATCAAGTTGGCGGAAACACCGGACAGGCACTTGCTCCCATCATTACAGCCCTCATACTTGTTCCCCTGGGCCAAATAGGGGCTGCCTGGTTTACCGCAGTTGCGGCAATTGCAGTTGGACTGCTCATTTATATTGCATTCTGGTATACAGGACGTCTTCAGCAGGATCTGATCGCCACTAAACCGCGGAAAGATTCAGGTGCCCGTCAAAACAAAAGAATTTCTAAAAAGGTGTGGGGAGCCCTCCTCCTGGTCCTTTTTTTGATTTTTGCCCGTTCATGGTATATCTCCGGGATGACAAATTTCTATGCTTTTTATGCAATACAGAAATATTCTTTCTCTATAAGTCAGGCACAGCTCTTCTTATTTGCATTTTTAGTATCAGGTGCGCTGGGTACGTTTTTTGGCGGACCGCTCGCAGATCGGTTTGGAAAGAAGCAGATCATTTTTCTTTCAATGATCCTCACTGTTCCCCTTTCCCTCCTAATTCCTTTCGTGCCTTCCGCTATTGCATTTATCATGCTGGTGGCTGGTGGATTTATACTTATGTCAAGCTTTTCTGTGACTGTTGTATACGCACAGGAACTCGTTCCCGGAAAAATCGGCACAATGGCTGGACTGACAGTAGGGCTGGCATTTGGTATGGGGGCAATAGGCTCCGTTGCTTTGGGCTATATAGCCGACACTCTTGGACTGGCCAATATGATAATATTAACGGGGTTTCTTCCTGTTTTGGGATTGCTGACTTTATTGCTTCCCCCGGATGAAAGGGTTTCTGAATGGAATAACTA